In the genome of Lagopus muta isolate bLagMut1 chromosome 21, bLagMut1 primary, whole genome shotgun sequence, one region contains:
- the CROCC gene encoding rootletin: MASLLSLQEENRILQQELSRVEDLLAQSRAERDELAIKYNAISERLEQSLRLEAGEQEVAESRSLAQHNIELRRLLDEEQAAYKRKLQAYQEGQQRQAQLVQKLQAKVLQYKKKCGEVEQQLLRKETELEQERLTSQPEEESPNELENALIRLEEEQQRSCSLVQVNSMLREQLEQANVANAALSEDIRKLTADWARARGELEQREAQWRREEESFNTYFSNEHGRLLTLWRQAVAFRRHFGQLRAATERDLVELGQEVSRAGRAAHAACVQLGAHLQLAEGRAGAVQEQQAQQLAQLEEQLAARGRDAERERAVLGDRLAELTAALQQLRKEGGEKERAVQALTAQLQKMEASRAQEPSAEEVQALRAELELLHQTLQDITQAVLADDHGSSPGPPRLPCRSLSPAAAAATLGAVHGALRRRHIQLQEAQDVSGNLRRELGDSERRRAALEQQLEQLSTEAGGCRQAQDEAVREAARLRADTELLRSEQGRVEQALVAEQTRAGALQRSEAELQLRVQELEEQRDEANRAAEAARQQLEHSTQQLEQLEEQRAAGQQELLRAREELSRAQLEAEVARGEQAALGEALAQAQGSSAELEAALRDARTQEARLRDAAARSSELAASLARDKRELSRALAGLEEQHEADSEARRELEGLKAELGRLERSCRDGEAERMELERARRAAERSCEGLQAELRELRGELQRMREQLGQAQQEQRAAGEALMHARGEQQRLSAELERTMQEREGLAKDGASLGVQLHAAQRDARDRAQEADGLRAEKAVLETNLFEAREQLGQLSTSRQQLEAEARSLRVARDGLLEELGAARQRLAVAQEEVVALRRTQEEREGEIKQLQSEKEELDTERGRLAREQQELAAEVAAARQQRDEGVLRAESEKQQALALKEEEKAALAGTLAGLQQSLAQATAELERQRHENASWQQQQQHRSAELRSLQARLEAAAEAHAREAAALREQAVAASQQRDSALRDVEEARAQLALEAEARVARQQALLRAQREAQEGREGCEEQRRMGMEARRALGDAAREQEALRRSNQQLRAALRHSEGQRISLQRAAEQQEQRLALAEDGQAAAGREAAELRATLRGLERGRLDARRELQELRRQVKVLDSENSKKSKEVEELRARVAREEQHEEERHREAFGLRQKMVESEAGVEATRKELQQLQRRLAEKEADFQQRERALSRSLEDARCHEKKLLADARNLRLKAEAARSEAAELSLKLSAAEGRAQGLEAELARGEERRRDAEMRLSGLSSALRCTVGVGRAHGGSPGKAGPRKATRTPCSPPDPSAAADPEAVRAALQDFLRQLQDAQRDKEELQVRVCSLSKQLAEAEAQRDRALQLQKRLAESKEGWRGSEGKQAALLLQEEMLQQGEGERRLLLEKVSALERSLHAAEGERRAAQEKLSALLAAKDHAQGTPGANTSTALQQRLQKLQTALAAGELDRRALQEMLDAAREERGVLREQLRALQEERAVLELRREELEAQVQRLQETQQQQDEEEAAVLGGLRAEQRGLQERVGSLQRAVTQLEAERREAERCALRLEKDNSALKRTLEKVEREKLKTHEASLRLALQKGRLDRSLGTSEQQLAEAQRRIQVLQAQVSALEQSSGAAQKPPAQQWGAQESRRHPRSI; this comes from the exons ATGGCCTCGCTGCTGTCCCTCCAGGAGGAGAACCgcatcctgcagcaggagctgtcgCGCGTTGAGGACCTGCTGGCTCAGAGCCGAGCTGAGCGCGACGAGTTGGCCATCAAATACAACGCCATCAGTGAGCGG CTGGAGCAATCCCTGCGGCTGGAAGCGGGCGAGCAGGAGGTGGCGGAGAGCCGGAGCCTGGCACAGCACAACATTGAGCTGCGGAGGCTGCTGGATGAGGAGCAGGCTGCCTACAAGCGCAAGCTGCAGGCGTACCAGGAGGGCCAGCAGAGGCAAGCACAGCTGGTGCAGAAGCTGCAAGCCAAG GTGCTGCAGTACAAGAAGAAATGTGGCGaggtggagcagcagctgctgaggaaggAGACAGAACTGGAGCAGGAGAGGCTGACA AGCCAGCCAGAGGAGGAGAGCCCCAACGAGCTGGAGAATGCGCTGATCCGGCTGGAGGAGGAACAGCAAAG gagctgcagcctggtgCAGGTGAACTCGATGCTGcgggagcagctggagcaggcaAACGTGGCCAACGCGGCACTGAGCGAGGACATCCGCAAGCTGACAGCCGACTGGGCACGGGCACGTGGAGAGCTGGAGCAGCGTGAGGCCCagtggaggagggaggaggag TCCTTCAACACCTACTTCAGCAACGAGCACGGCCGCCTGCTCACCCTctggaggcaggcagtggcctTCCGCCGCCACTTTGGCCAGCTGCGAGCCGCCACTGAGAG AGATCTGGTGGAGCTGGGGCAGGAGGTGAGCCGTGCCGGCCGTGCTGCCCACGCCGCCTGCGTGCAGCTGGGAGCTCACCTGCAGCTGGCCGAGGGCCGGGCGGGTGCAGTGcaagagcagcaggcacagcagctggcacagctggaggagcagctggcagcacgGGGCCGCGATGCTGAGCGGGAGAGAGCGGTGCTGGGGGACAG GCTGGCGgagctgacagcagccctgcagcagctaCGGAAGGAAGGTGGTGAGAAGGAGCGGGCAGTGCAGGCtctgacagcacagctgcagaagatG GAGGCCTCTCGTGCTCAGGAGCCATCAGCAGAGGAGGTGCAGGCATTGcgtgcagagctggagctgctgcaccaGACACTACAGGACATCACCCAG gcagtgctggctgatGACCATGGGTCCTCCCCAGGGCCTCCCAGGCTCCCTTGCCGCAgtctctctcctgctgctgccgcAGCCACGCTGGGAGCTGTGCATGGTGCCCTGCGCCGGCGGCACATCCAGCTGCAG GAAGCCCAGGATGTGTCAGGGAACCTGCGGAGGGAGCTGGGGGACAGCGAGAGGCGGCGGGCtgccctggagcagcagctggagcagctcagcactgaggcTGGGGGCTGCCGGCAGGCACAGGATGAGGCCGTGCGTGAGGCTGCCCGTCTGCGTGCTGACACCGAGCTCCTGCGCAG tgagcagggccgCGTGGAGCAGGCGCTGGTGGCAGAGCAGACGCGGGCAGGAGCTCTGCAACGCAGCGAGGCTGAGCTACAGCTCCGGGtccaggagctggaggagcagagggatGAGGCCAACcgagcagcagaggctgcacgacagcagctggagcacag cacacagcaactggagcagctggaggaacagcgggcagcagggcagcaggagctgctgcggGCACGGGAGGAGCTGAGCCGGGCACAGCTGGAGGCAGAGGTGGCACGAGGCGAGCAGGCAGCACTGGGAGAGGCGTTGGCACAG gcacagggcagcagtgcagagctggaggcagcGCTGCGGGACGCCCGCACACAGGAGGCCAGGCTGCGGGATGCTGCAGCACGGAGCAGTgagctggctgccagcctgGCACGGGACAAACGGGAGCTGAGCCGGGCgctggcagggctggaggagcagcacgAAGCTGACAGCGAGGCCAGGAGAGAGCTGGAAGGACTGAAGGCTGAGCTGGGGCGGCTGGAGCgcagctgcagggatggagagGCTGAGAGGATGGAGCTGGAGCGGGCACGGAGAGCGGCGGAGAGGAGCTGCgaggggctgcaggctgagctgcgGGAGCTGCGCGGGGAGCTGCAGAGAATGCgggagcagctggggcag GCTCAGCAGGAGCAGCGTGCAGCAGGGGAGGCACTGATGCATGCACGGGGGGAGCAGCAGCGGCTGAGCGCAGAGCTGGAGCGCACCATGCAGGAGCGAGAGGGGCTGGCCAAGGATGGGGCCAGCCTGGGGGTCCAGCTGCACGCCGCCCAGCGTGATGCTCGTGACCGTGCCCAGGAAGCCGATGGGCTCAG ggctgagaaggctgtgctggagaCGAACCTCTTTGAGGCACGGGAGCAGCTTGGGCAGCTGAGCAcgagcaggcagcagctggaggccGAGGCACGGAGCCTGCGGGTGGCCAGGGATGGGCTGCTGG AGGAGCTGGGTGCAGCGCGGCAGCGGCTGGCAGTGGCACAGGAGGAGGTGGTGGCCCTGCGCAGGACCCAGGAGGAACGCGAGGGAGAGATCAAGCAGCTGCAGAGTGAGAAG gaggagctggacaCGGAGAGGGGCCGGCTGGCAcgggagcagcaggagctggcagcagaggtggcAGCAGCACGGCAACAGCGGGACGAAGGGGTGCTGCGTGCCGAGagtgagaagcagcag GCGCTGGcgctgaaggaggaggagaaggcagcactaGCAGGAAcgctggcagggctgcagcagagcctggccCAGGCTACAGCCGAGCTGGAACGGCAGCGACACGAGAATGcgagctggcagcagcagcagcag CACCGCTCGGCGGAGCTGCGCTCACTGCAGGCACGgttggaggcagcagcagaggcccACGCACGCGAGGCCGCGGCTCTCCGTGAGCAGGCAGtggcagcatcccagcagcGTGACAGCGCCCTGCGTGAT GTGGAAGAGGCGCGGGCGCAGCTGGCACTGGAGGCAGAGGCACGGGTAGCGAGGCAGCAGGCGCTGCTGCGGGCGCAGAGAGAAGCACAGGAGGGACGTGAGGGGTGCGAGGAGCAGCgcaggatggggatggaggcaCGCAGGGCGCTGGGTGATGCTGCCAGGGAGCAGGAGGCGCTGCGGCGCTCCAACCAACAGCTGCGGGCGGCACTGCGGCACAGCGAGGGGCAGCGCATCAG CCTGCAGcgtgcagctgagcagcaggagcagcggCTGGCGCTGGCAGAGGAcgggcaggcagcagcaggcagggaggcagcagagctgcgtgCCACCCTCCGTGGGCTGGAACGTGGTCGCCTGGATGCCCGTcgtgagctgcaggagctgcgcCGCCAG GTGAAGGTTCTGGATAGTGAGAACAGCAAGAAGAGCaaggaggtggaggagctgCGGGCGCGTGTGGCACGGGAGGAGCAGCATGAGGAGGAGAGGCATCGTGAAGCCTTCGGCCTCAGGCAGAAGATGGTGGAAAGTGAGGCTGGCGTGGAGGCCACCAGGAAGGAG ctccagcagctgcagcgcAGGCTGGCAGAGAAGGAGGCAGATTTCCAGCAACGGGAGCGGGCGCTGTCGCGCAGCCTGGAGGATGCTCGATGCCATGAGAAGAAGCTGCTGGCTGATGCCCGCAACCTGCGGCTGAAGGCAGAGGCAGCACGCAgtgaggcagcagagctgagcttgAAGCTGAGCGCAGCCGAGGGTCGGGCACAAGGGCTGGAAGCTGAGCTGGCACGGGGTGAGGAGCGACGGCGTGATGCTGAGATGAGGCTGAGtgggctgagctcagcactgcGCTGCACCGTCGGTGTTGGACGGGCACATGGAGGATCTCCAGGCAAGG CTGGACCCAGGAAGGCGACACGCACCCCCTGCTCACCCCCAGACCCCAGTGCAGCAGCTGACCCCGAGGCAGTtcgtgcagccctgcaggattTCCTGCGCCAGCTGCAGGATGCCCAGCGAGATAAG gaagagctgcaggtgcGGGTGTGCAGCCTGAGCAAGCAGCTGGCTGAGGCAGAAGCGCAGCgggacagagcactgcagctgcagaagagatTGGCTGAGAGCAAGGAAG GGTGGCGGGGCTCCGAAGgcaagcaggcagcactgctgctgcaggaggagatgctgcagcagggtgagggCGAGCGCCGGCTGCTGCTCGAGAAGGTGTCAGCGCTGGAACGCAGCTTGCACGCTGCTGAGGGCGAGCGCCGGGCTGCCCAG GAGAAGCTGagtgcactgctggcagccaaGGACCATGCACAGGGCACACCGGGGGCCaacaccagcacagccctgcagcagcgactgcagaagctgcagacTGCTTTGGCTGCAGGCGAGCTCGACCGCCGGGCGCTGCAG GAGATGCTGGATGCTGCACGGGAGGAGCGTGGGGTGCTGCGGGAGCAGCTGCGGGCGCTGCAGGAGGAGCGTGCGGTGCTGGAGCTGCgcagagaggagctggaggcgCAGGTGCAGCggctgcaggag acacagcagcagcaggacgaggaggaggcggcggtgctgggggggctgagggcagagcagcgGGGGCTGCAGGAGCGCGTGGGCAGCCTGCAGCGTGCTGTGACCCAGCTGGAAGCTGAGCGGCGTGAGGCTGAGCGCTGCGCCCTGCGCCTCGAAAAGGACAACAGTGCCCTGAAAAGAACCCTGGAGAAG GTGGAGAGGGAGAAGCTGAAGACGCACGAAGCCTCGCTGAGGTTGGCTCTGCAGAAGGGCCGCCTGGACCGCTCTCTGGGCACGTcggagcagcagctggcagaggcaCAGCGACGCATTCAAGTGCTGCAG GCACAGGTCTCAGCgctggagcagagctctggggctgcacagaagccaccagcacagcagtgggggGCACAGGAGTCCCGCCGTCACCCCCGCAGCATTTag
- the MFAP2 gene encoding microfibrillar-associated protein 2 isoform X1, with the protein MGNASLCRQHISGRGGGGREGSGVALGPSGAPMLEPGEKKPKRWAKARAARCTQSDCAVLLQLPPITMRALCLVLLGLPALLVQGQYSRFEGITYPEPVQYSQYDQQAEIQDYYDYHDVTPRTPEEQFRFQSQQQSQQEVVPAPTMAAAPETEPTEPGPLDCREEQYPCTRLYSVHKPCKQCLNEICFYSLRRVYVINKEICVRTVCAHEELLRADLCRDKFSKCGVMATSGLCQTVVTSCARSCGGC; encoded by the exons ATGGGGAATGCCAGCCTCTGCag gcagcacatctccgggagaggaggaggaggaagggaaggatcAGGTGTCGCTTTAGGACCCAGCGGAGCCCCCATGTTGGAG cctggagagaagaaacCAAAGCGTTGGGCAAAGGCGAGAGCAGCTCGGTGCACCCAGAGCG ACTGTGCCGTGCTCCTGCAACTACCTCCCATCACCATGAGAGCGCTGTGCCTCGTCCTGCTGGGCCTGCCAG CGCTCCTGGTCCAGGGCCAGTACAGCAGGTTTGAGGGCATTACCTACCCGGAGCCGGTGCAATACTCCCAGTACGACCAGCAGGCAG aaattcAGGATTACTACGACTACCACG ATGTGACCCCACGCACCCCAGAGGAGCAGTTTCGCTTCCAATCCCAGCAGCAATCCCAGCAGGAAGTTGTGCCAGCACCGACCATGG CTGCTGCCCCCGAGACTGAGCCCACAGAGCCCGGACCTCTGG ACTGCCGGGAGGAGCAGTACCCCTGCACCAGGCTCTACTCCGTCCACAAGCCCTGCAAGCAGTGCCTGAATGAGATCTGCTTCTACAG CCTCCGCCGGGTCTACGTGATCAACAAGGAGATCTGCGTCCGCACCGTGTGCGCCCACGAAGAGCTGCTGAGGG CCGACCTGTGCCGTGACAAGTTCTCCAAGTGTGGTGTGATGGCCACCAGTGGGCTCTGCCAGACCGTGGTCACCTCCTGTGCCCGCAGCTGCGGGGGTTGCTGA
- the MFAP2 gene encoding microfibrillar-associated protein 2 isoform X2, with amino-acid sequence MEGEACGWRCCVWHGECQPLQAAHLRERRRRKGRIRCRFRTQRSPHVGDCAVLLQLPPITMRALCLVLLGLPALLVQGQYSRFEGITYPEPVQYSQYDQQAEIQDYYDYHDVTPRTPEEQFRFQSQQQSQQEVVPAPTMAAAPETEPTEPGPLDCREEQYPCTRLYSVHKPCKQCLNEICFYSLRRVYVINKEICVRTVCAHEELLRADLCRDKFSKCGVMATSGLCQTVVTSCARSCGGC; translated from the exons ATGGAAGGAGAAGCCTGCGGCTGGAGGTGCTGTGTCTGGCATGGGGAATGCCAGCCTCTGCag gcagcacatctccgggagaggaggaggaggaagggaaggatcAGGTGTCGCTTTAGGACCCAGCGGAGCCCCCATGTTGGAG ACTGTGCCGTGCTCCTGCAACTACCTCCCATCACCATGAGAGCGCTGTGCCTCGTCCTGCTGGGCCTGCCAG CGCTCCTGGTCCAGGGCCAGTACAGCAGGTTTGAGGGCATTACCTACCCGGAGCCGGTGCAATACTCCCAGTACGACCAGCAGGCAG aaattcAGGATTACTACGACTACCACG ATGTGACCCCACGCACCCCAGAGGAGCAGTTTCGCTTCCAATCCCAGCAGCAATCCCAGCAGGAAGTTGTGCCAGCACCGACCATGG CTGCTGCCCCCGAGACTGAGCCCACAGAGCCCGGACCTCTGG ACTGCCGGGAGGAGCAGTACCCCTGCACCAGGCTCTACTCCGTCCACAAGCCCTGCAAGCAGTGCCTGAATGAGATCTGCTTCTACAG CCTCCGCCGGGTCTACGTGATCAACAAGGAGATCTGCGTCCGCACCGTGTGCGCCCACGAAGAGCTGCTGAGGG CCGACCTGTGCCGTGACAAGTTCTCCAAGTGTGGTGTGATGGCCACCAGTGGGCTCTGCCAGACCGTGGTCACCTCCTGTGCCCGCAGCTGCGGGGGTTGCTGA